The Anas platyrhynchos isolate ZD024472 breed Pekin duck chromosome 3, IASCAAS_PekinDuck_T2T, whole genome shotgun sequence genome includes a window with the following:
- the ANKEF1 gene encoding ankyrin repeat and EF-hand domain-containing protein 1 isoform X1, which translates to MLPVDDRLQDLQIYKLLQCVHQKDKKQIEKLVQHGFPNLINFTEPTDGYSALSLACSKNDTDMCSFLLQLGAHPDVQDKMGRTPAMRAAELGYDLVLDLLVKAKADMTVVDNEGKGVLFYSILPTRRHYHCTQIALDYGADLNNCTTDGKPVFLQACEQAHDIKEICLTFLERGANPDSRDPATGRTALMEAAREGVLELVRGILERGVDVNLFDNERHSAAHFAAKGGFFEILRIISAYNGDLGLIAMNGNTPLHYAAEGGFANCCKFIGQRGCDPTWTNLLAKTPRAVAKEGGFKAAVTELRKIENNFKKQSKSEAKEKNPQWALRLYDWSLEHQAALRKAFEAVDQGDGTVAKDDFIAVIQKQCAFVDTEQIQAIAEVHERADPEGINTEEFFKGSKYLQKNYLITSYGPKGKKGKKGKKRRGKRGIAVPMPICIIPKSVCPLREDGFPVYMIEAVQNTADSYRFNRDHPSAHPVHDDRAWYIDEPRKMYMNINFLVRAGDILSLEKAFEEGVPVDIKDKYYKTPLMTACASGNIDFVQYLLEKGADVNATDNFMWTPLHHACYNGHLEIAELIVKAGGAVDAPAIGSATPLMRAIEICRLDMVHFLINAGADIQTTNSNGKNALDIAKVFADSRIIDLLQNKLDNLLMVSEKKGAEKEKVAKPRPPSTVTPAEMQAVKEELSQVSLAVIEKPDLEKAAHSLTDSVIYLNSLITSGATKKEDITFEPRKVWTPEATTKELIRKQELLRERSTLAGNSEAFLTPFKRTVTE; encoded by the exons ATGCTACCAGTAGATGACAGACTTCAAGACTTACAGATCTACAAACTTCTCCAGTGTGTCCACCAGAAAGACAAGAAGCAAATAGAAAAGCTGGTCCAGCATGGCTTCCCCAACCTCATTAACTTCACAGAGCCTACAGATGGGTACAGCGCCCTCTCTTTGGCCTGCTCTAAGAATGACACCGACATGTGCAGCTTCTTGCTACAGCTGGGAGCTCATCCAGATGTCCAGGACAAAATGGGACGTACTCCAGCAATGAGGGCAGCCGAGctaggctatgacttggttctGGACTTACTAGTAAAAGCTAAAGCAGACATGACTGTTGTTGATAACGAAGGGAAAG gtgttttgttttactcCATTTTACCTACACGACGGCATTATCACTGCACTCAAATTGCCCTGGATTATGGTGCAGATCTTAACAACTGTACTACTGATGGGAAGCCTGTATTTCTACAAGCCTGTGAGCAAGCTCATGATATTAAAGAAATATGTCTGACTTTCTTGGAAAGAGGAGCAAATCCCGATTCAAGAGACCCA GCTACGGGTCGCACAGCCTTAATGGAAGCAGCACGAGAAGGTGTTCTTGAGCTGGTGCGTGGTATACTTGAGAGAGGAGTCGATGTTAACCTATTTGACAATGAAAGACACAGTGCTGCACATTTTGCAGCCAAAGGAGGCTTTTTTGAG aTCCTGAGGATTATTTCAGCTTATAATGGAGACTTGGGCCTGATCGCTATGAACGGTAACACACCACTTCATTACGCTGCAGAGGGAGGATTTGCAAATTGCTGCAAGTTTATAGGACAACGAG GCTGCGATCCTACATGGACAAACTTGTTGGCAAAGACTCCAAGAGCAGTTGCCAAGGAAGGCGGTTTTAAAGCAGCAGTAACTGAATTGCGCAAAAttgaaaataactttaaaaaacagtCTAAGTCTGAAGCTAAGGAGAAGAACCCCCAGTGGGCACTGAGGCTGTACGACTGGTCCTTAGAGCACCAGGCTGCCCTCCGGAAGGCATTTGAGGCCGTTGACCAAGGAGATGGAACAGTAGCTAAGGATGATTTCATAGCAGTTATTCAGAAGCAGTGTGCCTTTGTGGACACTGAGCAAATACAAGCTATTGCTGAAGTGCATGAAAGAGCTGACCCTGAAGGAATCAACACTGAAGAATTTTTTAAAGGTTCTAAATACTTGCAGAAAAACTATCTTATAACATCTTATGGACccaaagggaagaaaggaaagaaagggaagaaacgaAGAGGCAAAAGAGGCATTGCTGTCCCCATGCCAATTTGCATTATTCCAAAGAGTGTGTGTCCACTTAGGGAAGACGGCTTCCCTGTATACATGATTGAGGCTGTTCAGAACACTGCTGATAGCTACCGCTTTAACCGAGACCACCCATCTGCCCACCCCGTGCATGACGACCGTGCCTGGTATATAGATGAACCAAGGAAAATGTACATGAACATTAACTTCCTTGTCAGGGCAGGAGACATTCTGTCTCTAGAGAAAGCATTTGAGGAGGGTGTGCCAGTAGACATAAAAGATAAGTATTACAAAACACCTTTGATGACTGCATGCGCAAGTGGGAACATAGACTTCGTGCAGTATCTTCTGGAAAAGGG GGCCGACGTGAACGCAACAGACAATTTCATGTGGACTCCCCTCCATCATGCTTGCTATAATGGACACCTAGAGATTGCTGAGCTGATAGtgaaggctggaggagcagTGGATGCACCTGCAATAGGCAGTGCAACCCCACTAATGAGAGCCATTGAGATCTGTAGATTGGATATGGTACATTTTTTAATCAATGCAGGTGCTGACATCCAAACAACAAACAGCAATG gAAAGAACGCTCTTGATATTGCTAAGGTGTTTGCAGATTCTAGAATAATCGATCTGCTTCAAAATAAACTGGACAATTTGCTTATGGTATcggaaaaaaaaggagcagagaaagaaaaagttgcAAAGCCAAGGCCACCTTCTACAGTGACACCTGCAGAGATGCAAGCTGTGAAAGAAGAG CTTTCACAGGTATCTCTGGCAGTTATAGAAAAACCTGATCTTGAAAAGGCAGCACATTCCCTTACGGACAGTGTTATTTATCTGAACTCTCTGATAACCAGTGGTGCTACTAAGAAAGAAGATATCACATTCGAACCCAGAAAA gtTTGGACCCCTGAAGCCACAACAAAGGAGCTGATAAGAAAGCAAGAATTGCTCCGGGAGCGCTCTACTCTTGCTGGCAACTCAGAAGCCTTCCTGACCCCCTTTAAGAGAACAGTTACGGAATAA
- the ANKEF1 gene encoding ankyrin repeat and EF-hand domain-containing protein 1 isoform X2 has product MLPVDDRLQDLQIYKLLQCVHQKDKKQIEKLVQHGFPNLINFTEPTDGYSALSLACSKNDTDMCSFLLQLGAHPDVQDKMGRTPAMRAAELGYDLVLDLLVKAKADMTVVDNEGKGVLFYSILPTRRHYHCTQIALDYGADLNNCTTDGKPVFLQACEQAHDIKEICLTFLERGANPDSRDPATGRTALMEAAREGVLELILRIISAYNGDLGLIAMNGNTPLHYAAEGGFANCCKFIGQRGCDPTWTNLLAKTPRAVAKEGGFKAAVTELRKIENNFKKQSKSEAKEKNPQWALRLYDWSLEHQAALRKAFEAVDQGDGTVAKDDFIAVIQKQCAFVDTEQIQAIAEVHERADPEGINTEEFFKGSKYLQKNYLITSYGPKGKKGKKGKKRRGKRGIAVPMPICIIPKSVCPLREDGFPVYMIEAVQNTADSYRFNRDHPSAHPVHDDRAWYIDEPRKMYMNINFLVRAGDILSLEKAFEEGVPVDIKDKYYKTPLMTACASGNIDFVQYLLEKGADVNATDNFMWTPLHHACYNGHLEIAELIVKAGGAVDAPAIGSATPLMRAIEICRLDMVHFLINAGADIQTTNSNGKNALDIAKVFADSRIIDLLQNKLDNLLMVSEKKGAEKEKVAKPRPPSTVTPAEMQAVKEELSQVSLAVIEKPDLEKAAHSLTDSVIYLNSLITSGATKKEDITFEPRKVWTPEATTKELIRKQELLRERSTLAGNSEAFLTPFKRTVTE; this is encoded by the exons ATGCTACCAGTAGATGACAGACTTCAAGACTTACAGATCTACAAACTTCTCCAGTGTGTCCACCAGAAAGACAAGAAGCAAATAGAAAAGCTGGTCCAGCATGGCTTCCCCAACCTCATTAACTTCACAGAGCCTACAGATGGGTACAGCGCCCTCTCTTTGGCCTGCTCTAAGAATGACACCGACATGTGCAGCTTCTTGCTACAGCTGGGAGCTCATCCAGATGTCCAGGACAAAATGGGACGTACTCCAGCAATGAGGGCAGCCGAGctaggctatgacttggttctGGACTTACTAGTAAAAGCTAAAGCAGACATGACTGTTGTTGATAACGAAGGGAAAG gtgttttgttttactcCATTTTACCTACACGACGGCATTATCACTGCACTCAAATTGCCCTGGATTATGGTGCAGATCTTAACAACTGTACTACTGATGGGAAGCCTGTATTTCTACAAGCCTGTGAGCAAGCTCATGATATTAAAGAAATATGTCTGACTTTCTTGGAAAGAGGAGCAAATCCCGATTCAAGAGACCCA GCTACGGGTCGCACAGCCTTAATGGAAGCAGCACGAGAAGGTGTTCTTGAGCTG aTCCTGAGGATTATTTCAGCTTATAATGGAGACTTGGGCCTGATCGCTATGAACGGTAACACACCACTTCATTACGCTGCAGAGGGAGGATTTGCAAATTGCTGCAAGTTTATAGGACAACGAG GCTGCGATCCTACATGGACAAACTTGTTGGCAAAGACTCCAAGAGCAGTTGCCAAGGAAGGCGGTTTTAAAGCAGCAGTAACTGAATTGCGCAAAAttgaaaataactttaaaaaacagtCTAAGTCTGAAGCTAAGGAGAAGAACCCCCAGTGGGCACTGAGGCTGTACGACTGGTCCTTAGAGCACCAGGCTGCCCTCCGGAAGGCATTTGAGGCCGTTGACCAAGGAGATGGAACAGTAGCTAAGGATGATTTCATAGCAGTTATTCAGAAGCAGTGTGCCTTTGTGGACACTGAGCAAATACAAGCTATTGCTGAAGTGCATGAAAGAGCTGACCCTGAAGGAATCAACACTGAAGAATTTTTTAAAGGTTCTAAATACTTGCAGAAAAACTATCTTATAACATCTTATGGACccaaagggaagaaaggaaagaaagggaagaaacgaAGAGGCAAAAGAGGCATTGCTGTCCCCATGCCAATTTGCATTATTCCAAAGAGTGTGTGTCCACTTAGGGAAGACGGCTTCCCTGTATACATGATTGAGGCTGTTCAGAACACTGCTGATAGCTACCGCTTTAACCGAGACCACCCATCTGCCCACCCCGTGCATGACGACCGTGCCTGGTATATAGATGAACCAAGGAAAATGTACATGAACATTAACTTCCTTGTCAGGGCAGGAGACATTCTGTCTCTAGAGAAAGCATTTGAGGAGGGTGTGCCAGTAGACATAAAAGATAAGTATTACAAAACACCTTTGATGACTGCATGCGCAAGTGGGAACATAGACTTCGTGCAGTATCTTCTGGAAAAGGG GGCCGACGTGAACGCAACAGACAATTTCATGTGGACTCCCCTCCATCATGCTTGCTATAATGGACACCTAGAGATTGCTGAGCTGATAGtgaaggctggaggagcagTGGATGCACCTGCAATAGGCAGTGCAACCCCACTAATGAGAGCCATTGAGATCTGTAGATTGGATATGGTACATTTTTTAATCAATGCAGGTGCTGACATCCAAACAACAAACAGCAATG gAAAGAACGCTCTTGATATTGCTAAGGTGTTTGCAGATTCTAGAATAATCGATCTGCTTCAAAATAAACTGGACAATTTGCTTATGGTATcggaaaaaaaaggagcagagaaagaaaaagttgcAAAGCCAAGGCCACCTTCTACAGTGACACCTGCAGAGATGCAAGCTGTGAAAGAAGAG CTTTCACAGGTATCTCTGGCAGTTATAGAAAAACCTGATCTTGAAAAGGCAGCACATTCCCTTACGGACAGTGTTATTTATCTGAACTCTCTGATAACCAGTGGTGCTACTAAGAAAGAAGATATCACATTCGAACCCAGAAAA gtTTGGACCCCTGAAGCCACAACAAAGGAGCTGATAAGAAAGCAAGAATTGCTCCGGGAGCGCTCTACTCTTGCTGGCAACTCAGAAGCCTTCCTGACCCCCTTTAAGAGAACAGTTACGGAATAA